In one Balaenoptera ricei isolate mBalRic1 chromosome 20, mBalRic1.hap2, whole genome shotgun sequence genomic region, the following are encoded:
- the ADAM11 gene encoding disintegrin and metalloproteinase domain-containing protein 11 isoform X2 gives MQGTRLPVCCPCPFCFSEPTKAEKEKVRRGHPTVHSETKYVELIVINDHQLFEQMRQSVVLTSNFAKSVVNLADVMYKEQLNTRIVLVAMETWADGDKIQVQDDLLETLARLMVYRREGLPEPSDATHLFSGRTFQSTSSGAAYVGGICSLSRGGGVNEYDNMGAMAVTLAQTLGQNLGMMWNKHRSSAGDCKCPDNWLGCIMEDTGFYLPRKFSRCSIDEYNQFLQEGGGSCLFNKPLKLLDPPECGNGFVEAGEECDCGSVQECSRAGGNCCKKCTLTHDAMCSDGLCCRRCKYEPRGVSCRGAVNECDVAETCTGDSSQCPPNLHKLDGYYCDHEQGRCYGGRCKTRDRQCQALWGHAAADRFCYEKLNVEGTERGNCGRKGSGWVQCNKQDVLCGFLLCVNISGAPRLGDLGGDISSVTFYHQGKELDCRGGHVQLADGSDLSYVEDGTACGPNMLCLDHRCLPASAFNFSTCPGSGEHRICSHQGVCSNEGKCICQPDWTGKDCSIHNPLPTSLPTGETERYKGPSGTNIIIGSIAGAVLVAAIVLGGTGWGFKNIRRGRYDPTQQGAV, from the exons ATGCAGGGAACCAG GCTGCCTGTTTGCTGCCCCTGCCCATTCTGCTTCTCCGAACCGACCAAGGCTGAGAAGGAAAAG GTCCGCCGGGGCCACCCTACAGTGCACAGTGAGACCAAGTATGTGGAGCTGATTGTGATCAACGACCACCAGCTG TTTGAGCAGATGCGACAGTCGGTGGTCCTCACCAGCAACTTTGCCAAGTCCGTGGTGAACCTGGCAGATGTG ATGTACAAGGAACAGCTCAATACCCGCATCGTGCTGGTTGCCATGGAAACGTGGGCAGATGGGGACAAGATCCAGGTGCAGGATGACCTCCTGGAGACCCTGGCCCGTCTCATGGTCTACCGGCGGGAGGGCCTGCCTGAGCCCAGTGATGCCACCCACCTCTTCTC GGGCAGAACTTTCCAGAGCACCAGCAGTGGCGCTGCCTACGTGGGGGGCATCTGCTCGCTGtccaggggtgggggtgtgaaCGAG TATGACAACATGGGGGCCATGGCGGTGACCTTGGCCCAGACGCTGGGGCAGAACCTGGGCATGATGTGGAATAAACACCGGAGCTCGGCAG GGGACTGCAAATGTCCGGACAACTGGCTGGGTTGCATCATGGAGGACACTGG GTTCTACCTACCCCGCAAGTTCTCGCGCTGTAGCATCGACGAGTATAACCAGTTTCTGCAGGAGGGCGGCGGGAGCTGCCTCTTCAACAAGCCCCTCAAG CTCCTGGACCCGCCTGAGTGCGGGAACGGCTTCGTGGAGGCGGGGGAGGAGTGCGACTGCGGCTCGGTGCAG GAGTGCAGCCGCGCGGGCGGGAACTGTTGCAAGAAATGCACCCTGACTCACGACGCCATGTGCAGCGACGGGCTCTGCTGTCGCCGCTGCAAG TACGAGCCGCGGGGTGTGTCCTGTCGAGGGGCCGTGAACGAATGCGACGTCGCGGAGACCTGCACCGGGGACTCGAGCCAG TGTCCCCCCAACCTGCACAAGCTGGATGGTTACTACTGTGATCACGAACAG GGCCGCTGCTACGGAGGTCGCTGCAAAACCCGGGACCGGCAGTGCCAGGCCCTTTGGGGCCATG CGGCTGCTGATCGCTTCTGTTACGAGAAGCTGAACGTGGAGGGGACAGAACGTGGGAACTGTGGGCGCAAGGGGTCAGGCTGGGTCCAGTGCAATAAACA GGATGTGCTCTGTGGCTTCCTCCTCTGTGTCAACATTTCTGGAGCTCCTCGGCTGGGGGACTTAGGGGGAGACATCAGCAGCGTCACTTTCTACCACCAGGGCAAGGAGCTGGACTGCAG GGGTGGCCATGTGCAGCTGGCCGATGGTTCAGACCTGAGCTACGTAGAGGACGGCACAGCCTGCGGGCCCAACATGCTGTGCCTGGACCATCGCTGCCTGCCAGCCTCTGCCTTCAACTTCAGCACCTGCCCTGGCAGCGGGGAGCACCGGATCTGCTCCCACCAAGGG GTCTGCAGCAATGAAGGGAAATGCATCTGTCAGCCAGACTGGACGGGCAAGGACTGCAGTATCCACAACCCCCTGCCCACGTCTCTGCCCACAGGGGAGACAGAGAGATATAAAG GTCCCAGCGGCACCAACATCATCATCGGCTCCATCGCTGGGGCTGTCCTGGTTGCAGCCATCGTCCTGGGCGGCACGGGCTGGGGATTTAA AAACATCCGCCGAGGAAGGTATGACCCGACCCAGCAGGGGGCAGTGTGA